GCCGCATGATGCGCGCCGTCGGCTACGAAATCCGCGACCTCAAGCGCGTGAGCTACTGCAAGATTCAGCTGGGAGAACTCCCCGCAGGCGAATACAGGGAACTGACTGCGGATGAAATGAACAAGTTGAGACAGGCGGTGAGGATGAAGTAGCTATGAGGTATGAGGTAAATAGTAGGAAGTAGGAAGTAGACAGTGGTTAGGGATTAGGATCTAGAATCTAGGGGCTAGGGAGAAATATCACGGCTTCGCCGTCTTATATTGACGCACGAAGTGCGTGATTCTTTTCACTAGCCTCCCACCTAAAGGTGGCCATGCCCACATAAGTGCTAAAGCACTAAGTGGTCAAAGGTAGCCTCTATTCTCTAGTCTCTCTCCTCGTGCCTGGAAACCTAATATGAATAGAACATTATACATAGGTGACGTTCATGGTTGCGCCGACGAACTGGAAGCAATCGTAGACAAGTTTGGCTTTGTCCGCGGCTCCGATACGCTCTACCAGACCGGCGACATTATAAATAAGGGCCCCGACATGATGCGGGCGCTGAAGTTCGTCGTCGATAACGGAATCTTGACCGTGCGCGGGAACCACGAAGAACACCTCATCCGCTCGATGGAAACACCCCCCTCCCAGTGGAGCGAAAAGCAGAAGAAGCGTTTTGCACGGCTCCCGCTCGAAGACTGGATATATATACGCGACATCGTGAAAGACTGGCCACTCTGGCGCGACACCCCGCACGCGCTGCTCGTGCATGCCGGCCTCGAACCCGGCAAGACGAGGCTAGAAGACATGAGCCCCGAAGTGTTGCTGTCTATCCGCAAGTGGAATGACGAACCTTGGTACAAGCAAGTCACCTGGCCCAAGACGGTCGTGTTCGGGCACTGGGCCAAGAAAGGTTTTGTCCACCGCCCCGGATTCATCGGGCTTGACTCGGGCTGCGTCTACGGAAAATACCTTACCGCATGGTGCCCCGAAGAAGACAAGTTCTACGAAATCCCGGCACGCCGCGAATACACGCCAGTAAAAGACAAGACCAAGGAATCGGAAGTTTCTCCATGCAAAGTCGCTGGCGATGCTAGCAAAAACATCATCACCTTCGACAATATCCGCGAAAAAATCATGCGCGGAGAAATCACCCCCACAAACGAGACTCCCGAAGAGGCCAACATCCGCAAGGCGAGTCCGTCCATCTCGGCGGAATGGGCTGGCTACAGATTATAGTGCGGTTCATCTTATTTTATTTTAGTATCTTTAAAAAAAAACGAGCAGTCACAATGAAAAAATTCCTAGTAACATTATTATTCCTTAGCATTTTCAGCACAAGCGCCTTTGCAGACGAAGGCGAAGGCTATTGGCCGCGTTCCTACTTTGCGGGCGTCGGCTTCGGCGTCGTGGCAACCCGCGGCGATATTGGTGACAACAACATATCCGGAAAAACGGAAAACGGAGATAAAGAAACAGTTCATCTACCGTCCCTAAATATCTTTATGATGCCCGACTTTTTCCTGGGTGTCAACATTGCTCAGTTTTCGCTTTCTGCAAATTTCAACTACTGGAACCTTACCGAATCGCTGGGCGGATTCCCAGACAAATCCATCAAAGAAAATATTCGCATTTGGAGATTTGGAGTCGAGTTCATCTACAACTTCTTTTGGCCGGAATTCTTCCAGCCAGGAATCGGCCTCGGTTACGCCTACACGAGCATCAAAAGCGAAAACAGCGTTTTCCCCGCCGACGAATCCAAGGAAAAAACCGCATCGGAGTTGATGGGATCTTCGTTAGCCCTCATCATGAATATCCGCTATTTTTTGACGGAAAACCTGATAATAGAACCCTCTCTCAAGTTCTACGAAACCTGGTTCAGCAACATCAACACGGAAAACGCCGGGACCAACGAACTGAAACATAAGATTTGGCAAACATTCGCGTTCGTAGAACTCTCTTTTATATACCAGTTCTAAGAGAAGGCGGGGGTGCAGCAAGGGTTTAAAATTCTATCTTTGGCGCCATGAAAACGAAATCACGCATCGCTCTCGCCCTGATACTGGCCTCCGCCACCGCAACCTATGCCATGGACGATGATGGCTGGGCCACGACCTACGAATCCCTTTCCGCTTTCGACAGTTCCATTCCCATCTATGGAAACCGTCCCGATTACGTGAAGCCCATTATCACGAACCTCGGAACCATCCTCAACAGCAACTGGGTTTCTAGCGCAGGGGTTCCCAAAAGTTTCACGTTCGAGGCTGGCCTGCCCTTCGCCATCGTGCCTATCACAGATGACGACCGCAGTTACACGACATCCATTGACATTCTCGGACAACGTATCAGCTACGAGACGCCGACCATCTTTGGCGAGCACGGCAACGTGCAGCAACCAGACAATCGCATCTATGGTAACGAGAACTTGAACAGCCTCGGAGTGTTTACCTACCCGTACCTCCAGCTGGCAGGCAGTTTCTACCATGCAAGGCTTGTCTTGCGCGGCATGTTCCTCCCCTCCATCAGCCAACTTCAAAAATTCAACTTGTTCGGGTTCGGCCTGCAATACAGTTTTGGGCACTTCTTCCAGTACAAGCTCCCCAAGGCAGCACAACCCCTTGACGTGAGCCTCATGTTCGGCTACAGCACCAGCGGCATCGGCTACCAGCCCGACGATTACAATGGCGAACTGGACCTGGACATCAGCGCATACACGATCAATCTCGTTGTCGGCTACAAGCCCATCCAGCTCGTCGAAATCATGATGTCCCTCGGCTACCAGAATTCTAGCATGAAATCCAGCGGCCATCTCGTCAACAAGGACAATCCCCTACAACAGATCAATCCGAACTTGACCGTCAAGGGAAACAACGGTTTCCGTTTCGGCATCGAAGTCGCACTGCAACTGGGTTCGTTCCATCCTGTCGTCGGCTACGATTACGTAGGAAAGTCCTCGTTCACCACGAACATCCTTTACTTCAAGCAGAGCCTGGGCAAAGACAAGACCCCCGACGAAATCGCGAAAGAAAAAGAATCGGTGAGCAATGCAAAAACGGAACCCCAAGAAACGTCCGTAACGCAAGAATCCGCAGAAACAACGGAAGCGGAACAGGGAGAGTCCGAAGCAACGGAAACAGAAGCTGAAGAACCCTCCGAAGAACAGCCCACCGAACAGTCCGAGGACTCCGCTCAGGAGGAAGAAAGTTTCTAACAAAAACTTAAAAACAAAAAAAGAAGGCAAAAGATGATTACATTCCTTATCGGCATTGCCATTCTGATTGGCGGCTACTTCACATACGGCAAGTTCGTGGAACGAATTTTCGGACCCGACAACAGGAACACTCCCGCCGTGCAAAACCCGGACGGAGTGGACCGCATGGTCCTGCCGCACTGGAAAAACGTACTCATCCAGCTCCTGAACATCGCAGGCATCGGCCCCGTCATCGGAGTCATCCTGGGCATCAAATTCGGTGCCATCGTGTTCATCCTGCTCCCCATCGGCAACGTGTTCGGCGGTGCAGTACACGACTACTTCTCGGGCATGATCAGCATGCGCAACAATGGCGTAAACGTCCCCGCCCTTTCGCGCAAGTTCCTGGGTAACGGCCCGTCCAAGGTGGTGATCGCCCTCATCTCCGTGGCGCTCCTCCTCGTGGGAGCCGTGTTCACCAACACCCCGGCAGCCCTCATCAACACGCCGATTCTCGCCGGTTCCGCCGTATCCCCGACTTTGTTCTGGATTGCGGTCGCAGTCATTTTCGCCTACTACTTCGCGAGCACCTTCTTCCCCATCGACAAGATTATCGGTCGCATCTACCCCGTGTTCGGCGGCCTCCTGATTCTCGCCTCCCTCGGTATCCTGATTGGCATCGCTCCGCAGCTCGGCACTCTCGACGAAATCTGCTTCAGCGACATTGCATCCAACTTCACGCAGCATCCGGCACACCAGCCCATCATCCCAATGTTGTTCGTAACGATTGCCTGCGGCATCATCAGCGGATTCCACAGCACGCAGAGCCCGCTCGTTGCCCGCACCGAAAAGACCGAACACACCGGCCGCCAGACCTTCTACGGCATGATGATTGTCGAAGGCCTTATCGGCATGATCTGGGCCGCCGGCGGCATGTTCATCTACCATCACATGCCCGAACTCATCACGGGTGCAAGCGGCGTGAAAGTCCTGAGTGAACTTGTCTCTACCGTTATCCCGTTCGCACCGATTTCCATCCTCGTCGTCGTGGGCGTCATCATCCTCGCGATTACCAGTGGCGACACGAGCCTGCGCAGCCTCCGTCTCACGATTGCCGAACTCACCGGTATGGATCAGACCTCCGTCAGGAACCGCCTCATTCTGACGGTCCCGATGTTCACGCTCTGCGCGGTCATCATCTTCTGGAGCAACCTGAACCCCGAAGGCTTCAATATCCTTTGGAACTACTTCAGCTGGAGCAACCAGCTCATGGCCGTGTGCAGCCTCTGCGTCGCCGTGGTCTACCTCCGCTGCAAAAAGAAGAACTTCTGGGTTGCGCTCATCCCGTGCCTGTTCATGGCCTTCATCACCAGCGACTATATCCTGTGGGTGAGCCCCGAGAACCTGAAGGGCGCTCCGGTGGGCTTTGGCCTCAACTACAACGTCGCCATCGTGCTCGCCGCCGTGGTTGCCATTGTCCTCGTCACTTTGCTTTGCAGGCGTGGCAAGAAGCTCTCCCAGAAATCGGATTTCAACCCGGACCACTGGGAATAAGCGAGTTTTCGACAAAGAACTTTGATAAACAGAGCGTACACCGCTCTGTTTTTTTTGTTTTTTTACGTTATTTTCCGATTTTTTTAGTATATTTATGCTTTCTCTTGGAAATGCCAAAGGAAATGTACCGGCCGTTCGTCAAGCGGGCAGCCGTTTTTGTTTTTTTGACAGGGCTTGCCCGAGGAGCAGAAAAATGATCGATCGCAACAAGCACTTCCTTCGCCTGATGGACTGGAGCGAAGAAAAAATCCTCGAAACCGTCGAGATTGCCTCGCGCCTCAAGAAAGAGGTCCACGCCGGCAAAGTTTCTGACCGTCTCCACGGCCAGAACATCGCCATGTTCTTCGAGAAGCCCTCGCTGCGAACCATCACCACGTTCCAGGTGGGCATGAACCAGCTCGGCGGCCATGCCGTGCTGCTCGCCCCGGATTCCATCGGACTCGGCAAGCGCGAAAGCGTGAAGGACGTGGCCCGTTGCCTTTCCCGCTGGGTGAACGCCATCGTGGTCCGCTGCTTCAAGCAGCAGCTCGTGGAAGAACTCGCCGAATTCGGTAGCGTACCTATAGTGAACGCCCTCACCGACGACTGCCACCCCTGCCAGGCCATCGCCTTCGCGCAGATGATCAGCGAAAACCTCGGCGGTTTCAAGAACGCCGATGGCAAGCCGAAGACTGTCGCCTTCATCGGTGACGGCAACAACGTCGCGAACTCCTTCCTCGCGCTCGCCTCCAAGGTGGGCATGAACTTCACGCTCGCATGCCCCAAGGGTTTCGAGCAGCCGAAGAACGTAGTGGAAGAAGCCGCCGAAGGCCTCAAGAAGCACGGTTGTGAGTACCGCGTGTTCAACGACCCGAAGGAAGCCGTCAAGGATGCCGATATCCTCTATAGCGACGTGTGGGTTTCCATGGGCCAGGAAGGCGAAAAGGCCGAAAAGCAGAGCCACTTCCTCCCGTTCCAGATCAACGACGAACTCCTGAAGCTCGCTCCGGCACACTGCAAGGTGAGCCACTGCCTGCCCGCACACCGCGGCGAAGAAATCACGGACTCCGTGATGGACAACCTCGACGTGAACATGAGCTTCGAGGAAGCCGAGAATCGCCTGCACGCGCATAAGGCCGTTCTCTGGCAGGTCATGCCGCCTTTTGCTTAATTCTGCCTTATAGACATCGTTATACGGCGTCGCGCAACTCACGTACGAGTTGCGCCATTTTTTTATACAGCATCCAAGATAGAGTTAAAAATCCTCTCGCATTAATCGTCTTCAGGCTTAGGGGCATCTTTCAGACAGCGAACAGGATACTCGACAAACTTGTAAGTGTAAAAGAAAAAGATAGTCTATCGGAGATAGTGCTGATAACGAACACCGCATTCTCGCTTGGATGGCTGCTCGCCATAGACGATGTCCATAAAGGAGAATCCTGTTCGGCGCGTTCACGAGGAAGCAGAGAGAAACCGTACGTGTCATCGCCACAATAATCTACGTCATCATACTCCCATCCGGTAGTTGAACGCAAGGCCTGATTGGCCTTTTCAGCACCCCCGACATATTTAAAGAGTTCTTCAAAATTCTTCTTCGTGAGCACATGCCAGCCTTCCGGGCATACACCACGCGGGTTCGCGCGCTCATATGCAGAAGCATACACAAGCAGAGAAGGCCTGCATACACAACGATATTACAACAAGCGCCCTTGCTTTTTTCATCCTCAACCCACGC
This genomic stretch from uncultured Fibrobacter sp. harbors:
- a CDS encoding metallophosphoesterase translates to MNRTLYIGDVHGCADELEAIVDKFGFVRGSDTLYQTGDIINKGPDMMRALKFVVDNGILTVRGNHEEHLIRSMETPPSQWSEKQKKRFARLPLEDWIYIRDIVKDWPLWRDTPHALLVHAGLEPGKTRLEDMSPEVLLSIRKWNDEPWYKQVTWPKTVVFGHWAKKGFVHRPGFIGLDSGCVYGKYLTAWCPEEDKFYEIPARREYTPVKDKTKESEVSPCKVAGDASKNIITFDNIREKIMRGEITPTNETPEEANIRKASPSISAEWAGYRL
- a CDS encoding DUF6588 family protein, translating into MKTKSRIALALILASATATYAMDDDGWATTYESLSAFDSSIPIYGNRPDYVKPIITNLGTILNSNWVSSAGVPKSFTFEAGLPFAIVPITDDDRSYTTSIDILGQRISYETPTIFGEHGNVQQPDNRIYGNENLNSLGVFTYPYLQLAGSFYHARLVLRGMFLPSISQLQKFNLFGFGLQYSFGHFFQYKLPKAAQPLDVSLMFGYSTSGIGYQPDDYNGELDLDISAYTINLVVGYKPIQLVEIMMSLGYQNSSMKSSGHLVNKDNPLQQINPNLTVKGNNGFRFGIEVALQLGSFHPVVGYDYVGKSSFTTNILYFKQSLGKDKTPDEIAKEKESVSNAKTEPQETSVTQESAETTEAEQGESEATETEAEEPSEEQPTEQSEDSAQEEESF
- a CDS encoding carbon starvation CstA family protein; its protein translation is MITFLIGIAILIGGYFTYGKFVERIFGPDNRNTPAVQNPDGVDRMVLPHWKNVLIQLLNIAGIGPVIGVILGIKFGAIVFILLPIGNVFGGAVHDYFSGMISMRNNGVNVPALSRKFLGNGPSKVVIALISVALLLVGAVFTNTPAALINTPILAGSAVSPTLFWIAVAVIFAYYFASTFFPIDKIIGRIYPVFGGLLILASLGILIGIAPQLGTLDEICFSDIASNFTQHPAHQPIIPMLFVTIACGIISGFHSTQSPLVARTEKTEHTGRQTFYGMMIVEGLIGMIWAAGGMFIYHHMPELITGASGVKVLSELVSTVIPFAPISILVVVGVIILAITSGDTSLRSLRLTIAELTGMDQTSVRNRLILTVPMFTLCAVIIFWSNLNPEGFNILWNYFSWSNQLMAVCSLCVAVVYLRCKKKNFWVALIPCLFMAFITSDYILWVSPENLKGAPVGFGLNYNVAIVLAAVVAIVLVTLLCRRGKKLSQKSDFNPDHWE
- the argF gene encoding ornithine carbamoyltransferase; its protein translation is MIDRNKHFLRLMDWSEEKILETVEIASRLKKEVHAGKVSDRLHGQNIAMFFEKPSLRTITTFQVGMNQLGGHAVLLAPDSIGLGKRESVKDVARCLSRWVNAIVVRCFKQQLVEELAEFGSVPIVNALTDDCHPCQAIAFAQMISENLGGFKNADGKPKTVAFIGDGNNVANSFLALASKVGMNFTLACPKGFEQPKNVVEEAAEGLKKHGCEYRVFNDPKEAVKDADILYSDVWVSMGQEGEKAEKQSHFLPFQINDELLKLAPAHCKVSHCLPAHRGEEITDSVMDNLDVNMSFEEAENRLHAHKAVLWQVMPPFA
- a CDS encoding FISUMP domain-containing protein — translated: MYASAYERANPRGVCPEGWHVLTKKNFEELFKYVGGAEKANQALRSTTGWEYDDVDYCGDDTYGFSLLPRERAEQDSPLWTSSMASSHPSENAVFVISTISDRLSFSFTLTSLSSILFAV